A section of the Primulina eburnea isolate SZY01 chromosome 1, ASM2296580v1, whole genome shotgun sequence genome encodes:
- the LOC140806892 gene encoding uncharacterized protein — MSPFKLLYGKSCHLPVELEHKAYWATKFLNFDAKATGDERVLQLNELDEFRLEAYENAKLYKEKTKRWHDQNIVHREFVVGQLVLLYNSRLKLMPGKLRSRWSGPYTITQVFPYGTVEITSDATEAFKVNGHRLKVYHGGAIPDEPTTVDLQDPN, encoded by the coding sequence ATGTCCCCTTTCAAATTATTGTATGGAAAGTCGTGTCACCTACCTGTAGAACTTGAACATAAGGCTTATTGGGCTACTAAATTTCTGAATTTTGACGCTAAAGCCACAGGTGACGAGAGAGTGCTGCAGCTAAACGAATTGGATGAGTTTAGGTTGGAGGCCTACGAGAATGCCAAGCTTTACAAAGAAAAAACCAAACGCTGGCACGATCAAAACATCGTCCATCGAGAATTTGTGGTAGGACAGCTGGTCCTGCTATATAATTCTCGTCTGAAATTGATGCCAGGCAAGTTGCGTTCACGGTGGTCAGGACCATATACCATCACGCAAGTTTTCCCCTACGGGACAGTGGAGATCACTAGTGACGCAACTGAGGCGTTCAAAGTGAATGGGCATAGGCTGAAGGTCTATCATGGTGGTGCCATACCCGATGAGCCGACCACAGTGGATCTACAAGATCCAAACTAA